The following are encoded in a window of Hippoglossus stenolepis isolate QCI-W04-F060 chromosome 10, HSTE1.2, whole genome shotgun sequence genomic DNA:
- the gabrg1 gene encoding gamma-aminobutyric acid receptor subunit gamma-1, whose amino-acid sequence MKRLFVRTVEDKAMNPWLLFALLGLCAALGPIKQEEEDYEDVPINKTWVLSPRVYESDVTLILNKLLQGYDNKLRPDIGVRPTVIEAGVYVNSIGPVDPINMEYTIDIFFAQTWYDSRLKFNSSMKLLMLNSNMVGKIWIPDTFFRNSRKSDAHWITTPNRLLRLWSNGRVMYTLRLTINAECYLKLHNFPMDEHSCPLEFSSYGYPKNEIMYRWQRRAVEVADQRYWRLYQFAFVGLRNSSDVAHTQSGEYVIMTIFFDLSRRMGYFTIQTYIPCSMIVVLSWVSFWINKDAVPARTSLGITTVLTMTTLSTISRKSLPKVSYVTAMDLFVSVCFIFTFAALMEYGTLHYFTSNRQTKKAKASINTQQRASSMVNIRPGTSLLQMNNIVPYHDEDDFDSECLDGKDCTSFFCCFDDCRSGAWRENRMHVHVSKIDSYSRIFFPTAFGLFNLVYWIGYLYL is encoded by the exons TGCAGCGCTTGGGCCCAttaaacaggaagaggaggactaTGAAGATGTGCCCATAAATAAGACCTGGGTCTTATCACCAAGGGTCTATGAGAGCGATGTGACTTTGATCTTAAATAAACTGCTGCAGGGCTACGACAACAAACTGCGCCCTGACATCGGAG TGAGGCCAACAGTGATTGAAGCAGGCGTGTATGTCAACAGCATCGGACCAGTGGACCCCATCAACATG GAATACACCATTGACATCTTCTTTGCCCAGACATGGTACGACAGCCGACTGAAGTTCAACAGCTCGATGAAGCTGCTCATGCTAAACAGTAACATGGTAGGCAAAATCTGGATTCCCGACACATTCTTCCGGAATTCACGCAAATCAGACGCCCACTGGATCACCACTCCTAACCGCCTCTTGAGGCTGTGGAGCAATGGGAGGGTCATGTACACGCTAAG GTTGACTATTAATGCGGAGTGTTACCTTAAGCTGCATAACTTTCCAATGGATGAGCACTCATGCCCCCTGGAGTTTTCAAGCT ATGGTTATCCTAAGAATGAGATCATGTACCGGTGGCAGAGACGAGCGGTAGAGGTGGCCGACCAGCGATACTGGAGACTCTATCAGTTTGCCTTCGTTGGGTTGAGGAACAGCTCTGATGTGGCCCACACCCAATCAG GGGAATATGTAATCATGACCATCTTCTTTGACCTGAGTCGAAGAATGGGCTACTTCACCATCCAGACCTACATCCCCTGCAGCATGATCGTAGTCTTGTCCTGGGTCTCCTTCTGGATCAATAAGGATGCCGTCCCAGCCCGCACGTCTCTAG GTATCACCACAGTGCTCACCATGACGACTCTCAGCACCATCTCCAGAAAGTCCCTGCCCAAGGTTTCTTATGTCACTGCCATGGACCTGTTCGTCTCTGTTTGCTTCATCTTCACCTTCGCTGCCCTCATGGAGTATGGCACTCTGCACTACTTCACCAGCAACAGACAGACCAAGAAGGCTAAAGCCAGCATTAACACACAG CAGAGGGCGTCCAGCATGGTGAACATCCGACCGGGAACGTCCCTGCTGCAGATGAACAACATTGTGCCGTATCATGATGAGGATGATTTCGATTCCGAGTGTTTGGACGGAAAAGACTGCACcagcttcttctgctgcttcgaCGACTGCCGCTCAGGCGCCTGGCGTGAAAACAGGATGCACGTACACGTTTCCAAGATTGATTCCTACTCACGAATATTCTTCCCCACCGCTTTTGGCCTTTTCAATCTGGTTTATTGGATAGGTTATCTGTATCTATAA